Proteins from one Ramlibacter sp. PS4R-6 genomic window:
- a CDS encoding 3'-5' exonuclease → MPWPVLVFDIECIPDIAGLRKLRSDPEGMTDQWVYSAWCEERSNEGKSDFMPLHLQRVLVVSCVFRNAEGLRVHSFVDRDNASEGKVIQAFFGAVEKHVPQLVSWNGGGFDLPVLHYRGLQHGVTANKYWDLGEDDREFKYNNYIGRYHNRHLDLMDLLAMYQPKNNAPLDAMAKLCGFPGKLGMDGSQVYQAYQDGKTEDIRRYCETDVMNTYLLYCRYQKMRGGFTEAEYDQEIAFVKQSLGALAPAESHWSEYLAAWR, encoded by the coding sequence ATGCCCTGGCCCGTGCTGGTTTTCGACATCGAATGCATCCCCGACATCGCGGGGTTGCGCAAGCTGCGCTCCGACCCCGAGGGCATGACGGACCAGTGGGTCTACTCCGCGTGGTGCGAAGAACGTTCCAACGAAGGCAAGAGCGACTTCATGCCGCTGCACCTGCAGCGCGTGCTGGTGGTGAGCTGCGTGTTCCGCAATGCCGAGGGCTTGCGCGTGCACTCCTTCGTCGATCGCGACAACGCCAGCGAGGGCAAGGTGATCCAGGCCTTCTTCGGCGCGGTGGAGAAGCACGTGCCGCAGCTGGTGAGCTGGAACGGCGGCGGCTTCGACCTGCCGGTGCTGCACTACCGCGGCCTGCAGCACGGCGTCACGGCCAACAAGTACTGGGACCTGGGCGAGGACGACCGCGAGTTCAAGTACAACAACTACATCGGCCGCTACCACAACCGCCACCTGGACCTGATGGACCTGCTGGCGATGTACCAGCCGAAGAACAACGCGCCGCTCGACGCCATGGCCAAGCTGTGCGGCTTCCCCGGCAAGCTGGGCATGGACGGCTCGCAGGTGTACCAGGCCTACCAGGACGGCAAGACGGAGGACATCCGCCGCTACTGCGAAACGGACGTCATGAACACCTACCTGCTGTACTGCCGCTACCAGAAGATGCGCGGCGGCTTCACGGAAGCCGAGTACGACCAGGAGATCGCGTTCGTGAAGCAGTCGCTCGGCGCGCTCGCCCCGGCCGAAAGCCACTGGAGCGAGTACCTCGCCGCCTGGCGCTGA
- the ahpF gene encoding alkyl hydroperoxide reductase subunit F codes for MLDANLKAQLAAYLQRIAQPVELVASLDETPGSAKLQQLLRDIAEASPLISVTETRGGPHRSPSFSVGKPGETPRVRFAGLPMGHEFTSLVLALLQAGGYPPKVDEAVLHQVRNLGADLDFEIYVSLTCHNCPDVVQALNLMAIQNPRIKATMVDGALFQDEIAQREIMAVPTVFLNGTRFGQGRMTLEEILAKVDTAGAQREAEKISGKDPFDVLIVGGGPAGAAAAVYAARKGIRTGIASERFGGQVLDTLGIENFVSVKETEGPKFALALEEHVRHYDVDVMNLQRAKKLVPGDHVHEIELESGAKLKAKTVIVTTGARWRQLGVPGEAQYRNKGVAYCPHCDGPLFKGKRVAVVGGGNSGVEAAIDLAGIVAHVTLVEFDTKLRADAVLQKKLATLPNVTVLLNAQTTEVSGDGQKVNGLAYKDRESGEVKRVELEGVFVQIGLVPNTEWLKGNIELTRHGEIVVDAKGQTSVPGVFAAGDATTVPFKQIIIAAGDGAKAALGAFDSLMRR; via the coding sequence ATGCTCGACGCCAACCTGAAGGCGCAACTCGCCGCCTACCTGCAGCGCATCGCGCAGCCGGTGGAGCTGGTGGCGTCGCTCGACGAGACGCCCGGCTCCGCCAAGCTGCAACAGCTGCTGCGCGACATCGCGGAAGCGTCGCCGCTCATCTCGGTCACCGAGACGCGCGGCGGGCCGCACCGCTCGCCGTCGTTCTCCGTCGGCAAGCCGGGCGAGACGCCGCGCGTGCGTTTCGCCGGCCTGCCCATGGGGCACGAATTCACGTCGCTGGTCCTTGCCCTGCTGCAGGCCGGCGGCTACCCGCCCAAGGTCGATGAAGCCGTCCTGCACCAGGTGCGCAACCTGGGCGCGGACCTCGACTTCGAGATCTACGTTTCCCTCACCTGCCACAACTGCCCCGACGTCGTGCAGGCGCTGAACCTGATGGCGATCCAGAACCCGCGCATCAAGGCGACCATGGTCGACGGCGCACTGTTCCAGGACGAGATCGCGCAGCGCGAGATCATGGCCGTGCCGACGGTGTTCCTCAACGGCACGCGCTTCGGCCAGGGCCGCATGACGCTGGAGGAAATCCTTGCCAAGGTCGACACGGCCGGCGCGCAGCGCGAAGCGGAGAAGATTTCGGGGAAGGACCCGTTCGACGTGCTGATCGTCGGCGGCGGGCCCGCGGGCGCTGCGGCTGCTGTCTACGCGGCGCGCAAAGGCATCCGCACGGGCATTGCCTCCGAACGCTTCGGCGGCCAGGTGCTCGATACGCTCGGCATCGAGAACTTCGTCTCCGTCAAGGAGACCGAAGGCCCGAAGTTCGCGCTGGCGCTGGAAGAACACGTGCGCCACTACGACGTGGACGTCATGAACCTGCAGCGCGCGAAGAAACTCGTGCCCGGCGACCACGTGCACGAGATCGAGCTGGAAAGCGGCGCGAAGCTGAAGGCCAAGACCGTCATCGTCACGACCGGTGCGAGGTGGCGCCAATTGGGTGTGCCGGGCGAGGCCCAGTACCGCAACAAGGGCGTGGCCTACTGCCCGCACTGCGACGGGCCGCTCTTCAAGGGCAAGCGCGTCGCGGTCGTCGGCGGCGGCAACTCCGGCGTGGAAGCGGCGATCGACCTGGCAGGCATCGTGGCGCACGTGACGCTGGTGGAGTTCGACACGAAGCTGCGGGCCGACGCGGTGCTGCAGAAGAAGCTGGCGACGCTGCCGAACGTGACGGTGCTGCTCAACGCGCAAACGACCGAAGTGTCGGGCGACGGCCAGAAGGTCAACGGCCTGGCGTACAAGGACCGCGAAAGCGGCGAAGTGAAGCGCGTCGAGCTCGAAGGCGTCTTCGTGCAGATCGGGCTCGTCCCCAACACGGAATGGCTCAAGGGGAACATCGAGCTCACGCGCCACGGCGAGATCGTCGTCGATGCCAAGGGCCAGACTTCGGTGCCGGGCGTGTTCGCCGCGGGCGACGCCACGACGGTGCCGTTCAAGCAGATCATCATCGCCGCCGGCGACGGCGCCAAGGCCGCGCTGGGCGCTTTCGACTCGCTCATGCGGCGCTGA
- a CDS encoding GlcG/HbpS family heme-binding protein, which produces MKNKSILELADAKAIAAAAEAEALKNSWAVSIAIVDDGGHVLWLQRLDGAAPISAQIAPAKARTAALGKRESKVYEETINNGRIAFLSAPLEGMLEGGVPILKDGMCLGAVGVSGVKSTEDAQVARAGIAAIGL; this is translated from the coding sequence ATGAAGAACAAGTCCATCCTGGAATTGGCCGACGCCAAGGCCATCGCGGCGGCGGCCGAGGCCGAAGCCCTCAAGAACTCCTGGGCGGTGTCGATCGCCATCGTCGACGACGGCGGCCATGTCCTGTGGCTGCAGCGCCTGGACGGCGCCGCGCCCATCTCGGCGCAGATCGCGCCCGCGAAAGCCCGCACCGCAGCCTTGGGCAAGCGCGAGAGCAAGGTGTACGAAGAGACGATCAACAACGGCCGCATCGCTTTCCTCTCGGCCCCGCTGGAGGGCATGCTGGAAGGTGGCGTACCAATCCTCAAGGACGGCATGTGCCTGGGCGCGGTGGGCGTGAGCGGGGTGAAGTCGACCGAGGATGCGCAGGTGGCGCGCGCGGGGATCGCGGCGATCGGCCTTTAG
- the bfr gene encoding bacterioferritin, with protein sequence MQGDPLVIQHLQAQLRNELTATNQYFLHYRILKHWGFDKLAKKEYEESIGEMKHADKLMERILMLDGLPNLQDMGKLLIGENVPEILECDLRSERGAQAAIKDGIAHCESVRDYVSREILEDILTDTEEHIDWLETQLDVLAKVGVQNYLQSAMGETGSS encoded by the coding sequence ATGCAAGGCGATCCGCTCGTCATCCAGCACCTGCAGGCGCAGCTGCGAAACGAACTCACCGCGACCAACCAGTACTTCCTGCATTACCGCATCCTGAAGCACTGGGGCTTCGACAAGCTGGCCAAGAAGGAGTACGAGGAGTCGATCGGCGAGATGAAGCACGCCGACAAGCTGATGGAGCGCATCCTCATGCTCGACGGCCTGCCCAACCTGCAGGACATGGGGAAGCTGCTGATCGGGGAGAACGTGCCGGAAATCCTGGAGTGCGACCTGCGCAGCGAGCGCGGCGCGCAGGCCGCCATCAAGGACGGCATCGCCCATTGCGAATCCGTGCGCGACTACGTCTCGCGCGAAATCCTCGAAGACATCCTCACGGACACCGAAGAGCACATCGACTGGCTCGAGACGCAGCTGGACGTGCTGGCCAAGGTAGGCGTCCAGAACTACCTGCAGTCCGCCATGGGGGAAACCGGCTCCAGCTGA
- a CDS encoding (2Fe-2S)-binding protein, which produces MIVCVCRRVSDREIARHARAGMDFDDIQFELGVATQCGQCEGCARDIVSQCRPLQPMAALSKAGDVPQAQA; this is translated from the coding sequence ATGATCGTTTGTGTCTGCCGCCGGGTCTCCGACCGCGAAATCGCCCGCCACGCCCGTGCCGGGATGGATTTCGACGACATCCAGTTCGAACTGGGTGTGGCGACGCAGTGCGGCCAGTGCGAAGGCTGCGCCCGCGACATCGTGTCCCAGTGCCGACCGCTGCAGCCGATGGCCGCCCTGAGCAAGGCCGGCGACGTGCCGCAGGCCCAGGCCTAA
- the ahpC gene encoding alkyl hydroperoxide reductase subunit C translates to MSLINTQVPEFTATAYHAGKFVPVTQENFKGKWSVVVFYPADFTFVCPTELGDLADNYEEFKKLGVEIYGVSTDTHFTHKAWHDTSDTIAKVQYPLVGDPNHQLANFFQVLITEGEDAGLALRGTFVIDPEGRIRTIEVHDNGIGRDAKETLRRVKAAQYIAAHPGEVCPAKWNEGAETLAPSLDLVGKI, encoded by the coding sequence ATGTCGCTGATCAATACCCAGGTCCCCGAGTTCACCGCCACCGCCTACCACGCAGGCAAGTTCGTGCCGGTGACGCAAGAGAACTTCAAGGGCAAGTGGTCCGTCGTCGTGTTCTACCCCGCCGACTTCACGTTCGTGTGCCCGACCGAGCTGGGCGACCTCGCCGACAACTACGAGGAATTCAAGAAGCTGGGCGTGGAGATCTACGGCGTCTCCACCGACACGCACTTCACGCACAAGGCGTGGCACGACACGTCGGACACGATCGCGAAGGTGCAGTACCCGCTGGTCGGCGATCCCAACCACCAGCTCGCGAACTTCTTCCAGGTCCTCATCACCGAAGGTGAGGACGCGGGCCTGGCGCTGCGCGGGACCTTCGTGATCGATCCCGAGGGCCGCATCAGGACGATCGAAGTGCACGACAACGGCATCGGCCGCGACGCCAAGGAAACGCTGCGCCGCGTGAAGGCCGCGCAGTACATCGCCGCGCACCCGGGCGAAGTCTGCCCCGCCAAGTGGAACGAAGGCGCCGAGACGCTCGCGCCGTCGCTGGACCTGGTCGGCAAGATCTAA
- the ppsR gene encoding posphoenolpyruvate synthetase regulatory kinase/phosphorylase PpsR, translating to MHTRTVFFISDGTGITAETFGNAILAQFDEFKPRHVRLPFVDTVDKAHQVVRQVNHVGEVEGQKPIVFTTLVNKEILAVLENGCKGMLLDMFGTFVRPLEVELALKSNHRIGRFSDVSKSKAYHDRIEAINFSLAHDDGQSNADLAQADVILVGVSRSGKTPTSLYLAMQYGLKAANYPLIPEDFDRQQLPGALLPHRKKIFGLTIQPERLSEIRNERRPNSRYASLENCRMEVSEAEAMMRRAGIRWLSTTTKSIEEIATTILQEIRPERLEY from the coding sequence ATGCACACCCGGACTGTCTTCTTCATCTCCGACGGCACCGGCATCACCGCCGAGACCTTCGGCAATGCCATCCTGGCGCAATTCGACGAATTCAAGCCGCGGCATGTGCGCCTGCCGTTCGTCGACACGGTGGACAAGGCCCACCAGGTGGTGCGGCAGGTCAACCATGTGGGCGAAGTCGAGGGGCAGAAGCCCATCGTCTTCACCACGCTGGTCAACAAGGAAATCCTCGCCGTGCTGGAGAACGGGTGCAAAGGGATGCTGCTGGACATGTTCGGCACCTTCGTGCGCCCGCTCGAGGTGGAGCTGGCGCTCAAGTCGAACCACCGCATTGGCCGCTTTTCCGACGTGAGCAAGAGCAAGGCCTACCACGACCGCATCGAGGCCATCAATTTCAGCCTGGCGCACGACGACGGGCAGTCCAACGCCGACCTGGCGCAGGCCGACGTGATCCTGGTGGGCGTGAGCCGCAGCGGCAAGACGCCGACGTCGCTGTACCTGGCCATGCAGTACGGCTTGAAAGCGGCGAACTACCCGTTGATCCCCGAGGACTTCGATCGCCAGCAGCTGCCGGGCGCCCTGTTGCCCCACCGCAAGAAGATCTTCGGCCTGACGATCCAGCCCGAACGGCTCTCGGAGATCCGCAACGAGCGCCGGCCGAACTCCCGCTATGCCTCGCTGGAGAACTGCCGTATGGAAGTGTCCGAGGCCGAGGCGATGATGCGGCGCGCGGGCATCCGCTGGCTCAGCACCACGACGAAGTCGATCGAAGAGATCGCGACGACCATCCTGCAGGAGATCCGGCCCGAGCGGCTGGAGTACTGA
- a CDS encoding Bax inhibitor-1/YccA family protein: MNEAIQTADYGYAGSTVAERNRVLRNTYWLLALSMIPTVLGAWIGVATGITRGLTGGIGLLVFLGGAFGFMFAIEKTKNSAAGVPVLLAFTFFMGLMLARLLAIVLGFKNGTSLVMTAFGGTAAIFFAMASLATVIKRDLSGMGKFLFVGALALMVGGIINVFVGSTTGMLVISVLAIGIFSAYMLWDVKQIIDGGETNYITATLALYLDVFNVFQSLLALLGIFGGERD, from the coding sequence ATGAACGAAGCGATCCAGACCGCCGACTACGGCTATGCCGGCTCAACGGTTGCCGAGCGCAACCGCGTGCTGCGCAACACCTACTGGCTGCTGGCCCTGAGCATGATCCCCACGGTGCTGGGCGCCTGGATCGGCGTGGCCACCGGCATCACGCGCGGCCTCACGGGCGGCATCGGGCTGCTGGTGTTCCTCGGCGGCGCCTTTGGCTTCATGTTCGCAATCGAGAAGACGAAGAACTCGGCCGCGGGCGTGCCCGTGCTGCTGGCCTTCACCTTCTTCATGGGCCTGATGCTCGCGCGCCTGCTCGCGATCGTGCTCGGCTTCAAGAACGGCACCTCGCTGGTCATGACGGCCTTCGGCGGCACGGCGGCGATCTTCTTCGCGATGGCGAGCCTCGCCACCGTGATCAAGCGCGACCTGTCCGGCATGGGCAAGTTCCTCTTCGTCGGCGCGCTGGCGCTGATGGTGGGCGGCATCATCAACGTGTTCGTCGGCTCGACCACGGGCATGCTGGTGATCAGCGTGCTGGCCATCGGCATCTTCAGCGCCTACATGCTGTGGGACGTGAAGCAGATCATCGACGGCGGCGAAACCAACTACATCACCGCCACGCTGGCGCTGTACCTGGACGTGTTCAACGTGTTCCAGAGCCTGCTGGCGCTGCTGGGCATCTTCGGCGGCGAAAGAGACTAG
- the ppsA gene encoding phosphoenolpyruvate synthase: MSALFDAAALVVPFENLRMTDVEAVGGKNASLGEMISQLPQGVRVPTGFATTAHAFRQFLAHGGLAQKIQQRLASLDTDDVRALAAAGAEIRKWIEEQPFPADLEREIRLHFDKLSAGNPNASFAVRSSATAEDLPDASFAGQQETFLNVVGIESALHKVKEVFASLYNDRAISYRVHKGFAHADVALSAGIQRMVRSDLGAAGVMFTIDTESGFDQVVFITSSYGLGETVVQGAVNPDEFYVHKPMLAAGKRAVIRRNLGSKLIQMVFAGDDERKASGKLVKTSEVPLELRNRYSLTDAEVEQLARYALVIEQHYGRAMDIEWGKDGSDGQMYILQARPETVKSQARGKSEKRYKLKGKGPVLAEGRAIGQKIGTGPVRLVHNISEMDKVQAGDVLVTDMTDPNWEPVMKRASAIVTNRGGRTCHAAIIARELGIPAVVGCGDATEKLKDGTLVTVSCAEGDTGHIYDGLLETEVSEVNRGQMPPIATKIVMNVGNPQLAFDFAQLPNEGVGLARLEFIINNNIGVHPKAILEYPNVDADLKKAVESVARGHASPRAFYVDKVAEGVATIAAAFWPKPVIVRLSDFKSNEYRKLIGGSRYEPEEENPMLGFRGAARYISDEFREAFAMECEALRRVRSDMGLTNVQVMVPFVRTLGQADRVTKLLAEQGLKRGQDDLKVIMMCEVPSNAILADEFLEYFDGFSIGSNDLTQLTLGLDRDSGLELLAADFDERDPAVKAMLSRAIQACRKQGKYVGICGQGPSDHPDFAKWLVDEGITSISLNPDTVIETWQRLAG, from the coding sequence ATGTCTGCGCTCTTTGATGCGGCCGCCCTGGTCGTACCGTTTGAGAACCTGAGGATGACCGACGTCGAGGCGGTCGGCGGCAAGAACGCCAGCCTCGGCGAAATGATCTCGCAGCTGCCGCAGGGCGTGCGCGTGCCCACGGGCTTCGCCACCACCGCGCATGCGTTCCGCCAGTTCCTGGCGCACGGCGGGCTCGCGCAGAAGATCCAGCAGCGCCTTGCGTCGCTCGACACCGACGACGTGCGCGCGCTCGCGGCGGCGGGCGCAGAGATCCGCAAGTGGATCGAGGAGCAGCCATTCCCGGCCGACCTGGAGCGCGAGATCCGCTTGCACTTCGACAAGCTCTCCGCCGGCAACCCGAACGCGAGCTTCGCGGTCCGCTCCTCGGCCACCGCCGAAGACCTGCCCGATGCGTCGTTCGCGGGCCAGCAGGAAACCTTCCTCAACGTGGTCGGCATCGAGTCGGCCCTGCACAAGGTCAAGGAAGTCTTCGCCTCGCTCTACAACGACCGCGCGATCAGCTACCGCGTGCACAAGGGTTTTGCGCACGCCGACGTGGCGCTGTCCGCGGGCATCCAGCGCATGGTGCGCAGCGACCTCGGCGCCGCCGGCGTGATGTTCACCATCGACACCGAATCGGGCTTCGACCAGGTGGTGTTCATCACCTCCAGCTACGGCCTGGGCGAGACGGTGGTGCAGGGCGCGGTGAACCCGGACGAGTTTTATGTGCACAAGCCCATGCTCGCGGCGGGCAAGCGCGCCGTGATCCGCCGCAACCTCGGCTCCAAGCTGATCCAGATGGTGTTCGCGGGCGACGACGAGCGCAAGGCCTCCGGCAAGCTGGTGAAGACCTCGGAGGTGCCGCTGGAGCTGCGCAACCGCTACTCGCTCACGGATGCCGAGGTCGAGCAGCTCGCGCGCTATGCGCTGGTGATCGAGCAGCACTACGGCCGCGCGATGGACATCGAGTGGGGCAAGGACGGCTCCGATGGCCAGATGTACATCCTGCAAGCGCGGCCCGAGACCGTGAAGAGCCAGGCGCGCGGCAAGTCCGAAAAGCGCTACAAGCTCAAGGGCAAGGGCCCGGTGCTCGCCGAAGGCCGCGCCATCGGCCAGAAGATCGGCACGGGGCCCGTGCGCCTCGTGCACAACATCTCGGAGATGGACAAGGTGCAGGCCGGCGACGTGCTCGTCACCGACATGACCGACCCCAACTGGGAACCGGTGATGAAGCGCGCCAGTGCCATCGTCACGAACCGCGGCGGGCGCACCTGCCACGCGGCCATCATCGCGCGCGAGCTGGGCATCCCCGCCGTCGTCGGCTGCGGCGATGCGACCGAGAAACTCAAGGACGGCACGCTGGTGACCGTGAGCTGCGCCGAGGGCGACACCGGCCACATCTACGACGGCCTGCTCGAGACCGAGGTGAGCGAGGTGAACCGCGGCCAGATGCCGCCGATCGCCACCAAGATCGTGATGAACGTGGGCAACCCGCAGCTGGCCTTCGACTTCGCGCAGCTGCCCAACGAAGGCGTGGGCCTGGCGCGCCTGGAATTCATCATCAACAACAACATCGGCGTGCACCCGAAGGCCATCCTCGAGTACCCCAACGTCGACGCCGACCTGAAGAAGGCGGTGGAGTCGGTGGCGCGGGGCCATGCGTCGCCCCGCGCGTTCTACGTCGACAAGGTGGCCGAAGGCGTGGCGACCATTGCCGCCGCGTTCTGGCCCAAGCCCGTCATCGTGCGCCTGTCGGACTTCAAGTCGAACGAGTACCGCAAGCTGATCGGCGGCTCGCGCTACGAGCCGGAGGAAGAAAACCCGATGCTCGGCTTCCGCGGCGCGGCGCGCTACATCAGCGACGAGTTCCGCGAAGCCTTCGCGATGGAGTGCGAGGCGCTGCGCCGCGTGCGCAGCGACATGGGCCTGACCAACGTGCAGGTGATGGTGCCGTTCGTGCGCACGCTCGGCCAGGCCGACCGCGTGACGAAGCTGCTGGCGGAGCAGGGCCTCAAGCGCGGGCAGGACGACCTGAAGGTCATCATGATGTGCGAGGTGCCGAGCAACGCCATCCTGGCCGACGAGTTCCTCGAGTACTTCGACGGCTTCTCCATCGGCTCGAACGACCTGACGCAGCTGACGCTGGGCCTGGACCGCGATTCGGGCCTGGAGTTGCTGGCCGCCGACTTCGACGAGCGCGACCCGGCGGTCAAGGCCATGCTGTCGCGCGCCATCCAGGCGTGCCGCAAGCAAGGCAAGTACGTCGGCATCTGCGGCCAGGGGCCCAGCGACCATCCCGACTTCGCCAAGTGGCTGGTCGACGAAGGCATCACGTCGATCTCGCTCAACCCCGACACGGTGATCGAGACGTGGCAAAGGCTCGCCGGGTAA
- a CDS encoding DUF4212 domain-containing protein, with protein MGDPEAQERHDPRVLALKAGLLAVWAAASFGICFFARDLQFRIGPWPFDFWMAAQGTVLVFIGVIAVYATVMKRLAPGDNEPPGTPNDG; from the coding sequence ATGGGCGACCCGGAGGCACAGGAGCGGCACGACCCGCGCGTGCTCGCATTGAAGGCAGGCTTGCTCGCCGTCTGGGCGGCGGCGAGCTTCGGCATCTGCTTCTTCGCGCGCGACCTGCAGTTCCGCATCGGGCCCTGGCCGTTCGATTTCTGGATGGCCGCGCAAGGGACGGTCCTCGTCTTCATCGGCGTGATCGCGGTGTACGCGACCGTGATGAAGCGCCTCGCGCCGGGCGACAACGAACCGCCCGGCACGCCCAACGATGGCTGA
- the rlmD gene encoding 23S rRNA (uracil(1939)-C(5))-methyltransferase RlmD, translated as MTEEVEKPSPGEDRQVPVWPDGWLAVDALDIEAQGVARRPDGKVVFIDGALPTEVVSVEIRRRKNNWEQGQLTEIHRESSQRVQGRCPHFGLHEGACGGCKMQHLHPAAQVAIKQRVLEDNLWHLGKVKPETVLRPIEGPPWGYRWRARFSVRHVRKKGAVLVGFHERKSRYVADIRECHVVPKHVSDLLLPLRALIGSMDAIETVPQIELACGDEVTALVLRHLEPLSEGDIAKLRAFALEHAGVQWWLQPKGPDTVKLLDEGGPQLAYALPEFGVRMPFKPTDFTQVNPHINRVLVARALRLLDAARGERVIDWFCGLGNFTLPIATRAGEVLGIEGSEALVRRAQENLALNPVQGKVGFAARNLFEMTPQQLVGDGVAQRWLVDPPREGAFALAKALADLHQDPALRGNWQPPSRIVYVSCNPATLARDAGLLVHQAGYRCMAAGVVNMFPHTAHVESIAVFEQ; from the coding sequence ATGACAGAGGAAGTTGAAAAGCCGAGTCCTGGCGAAGACCGGCAAGTGCCGGTCTGGCCCGACGGCTGGCTGGCCGTGGACGCGCTCGACATCGAGGCGCAGGGTGTGGCGCGGCGGCCCGACGGGAAGGTCGTGTTCATCGACGGCGCGCTGCCGACAGAAGTGGTGTCGGTGGAGATCCGCCGGCGCAAGAACAACTGGGAGCAGGGCCAACTCACCGAAATCCACCGCGAGTCGTCGCAGCGCGTGCAGGGCCGCTGCCCGCACTTCGGCCTGCACGAAGGCGCGTGCGGCGGCTGCAAGATGCAGCACCTGCACCCGGCCGCCCAGGTGGCGATCAAGCAGCGCGTGCTGGAGGACAACCTGTGGCACCTCGGCAAGGTCAAGCCCGAGACGGTGCTGCGCCCCATCGAGGGCCCGCCCTGGGGCTACCGCTGGCGCGCGCGCTTCTCGGTGCGGCACGTGCGCAAGAAGGGCGCGGTGCTGGTGGGCTTCCACGAGCGCAAGAGCCGCTACGTCGCCGACATCCGCGAATGCCACGTCGTGCCGAAGCACGTGAGCGACCTGCTACTGCCGCTGCGCGCGCTCATCGGCAGCATGGACGCCATCGAGACCGTGCCGCAGATCGAGCTGGCCTGCGGGGACGAGGTGACGGCGCTGGTGCTGCGCCATCTCGAGCCCCTGAGCGAGGGCGACATCGCCAAGCTGCGTGCCTTCGCGCTGGAACACGCGGGCGTGCAGTGGTGGCTGCAGCCCAAGGGCCCCGACACGGTGAAGCTGCTGGACGAGGGCGGGCCGCAGCTCGCGTACGCGCTGCCGGAGTTCGGCGTGCGCATGCCGTTCAAGCCGACCGACTTCACGCAGGTCAACCCGCACATCAACCGCGTGCTGGTCGCGCGGGCGCTGCGGCTGCTGGACGCGGCGCGCGGCGAGCGCGTGATCGACTGGTTCTGCGGCCTGGGCAATTTCACGCTGCCGATCGCGACGCGTGCGGGCGAGGTGCTGGGCATCGAAGGCAGCGAGGCGCTGGTCCGGCGCGCGCAGGAAAACCTCGCCCTCAATCCCGTTCAAGGGAAGGTCGGCTTCGCGGCGCGCAACCTCTTCGAGATGACGCCGCAGCAGCTGGTCGGGGACGGCGTGGCGCAGCGTTGGCTGGTCGACCCGCCGCGCGAAGGCGCGTTCGCCCTGGCAAAGGCACTGGCCGACTTGCACCAGGACCCGGCCCTGCGCGGCAACTGGCAGCCGCCGTCGCGCATCGTCTATGTGAGCTGCAACCCGGCCACACTGGCACGCGACGCGGGGCTCTTGGTGCATCAAGCGGGCTACCGGTGCATGGCCGCGGGCGTGGTCAACATGTTCCCGCACACGGCGCACGTCGAATCCATCGCGGTCTTCGAGCAATGA
- the rpoS gene encoding RNA polymerase sigma factor RpoS, with product MPPAAPDNAGDEPNPRDIPADVAGESSDTLTLYLRDVRRTELFTAEEEFKAATLARAGDFAARQSMIEHNLRLVVSIAKGYLGRGVPLSDLIEEGNLGLMHAIDKFEPERGFRFSTYATWWIRQAVERAVMNQGRVIRLPVHVVRELQQVLRARRTLENDPSFTRRNGHEGDGVRVEDVAALLGREVQEVAELLAMAEAPRSLDATTDRGGDDEHTLGESMADEFAVDPTGVTQSHEVEKLLGGWIEALSEREKEVLEGRFGLHDREPETLEVLSDRLGLTRERVRQIQNEALLKLRRHMTRNGIDKEALF from the coding sequence ATGCCCCCCGCTGCCCCCGACAACGCGGGTGACGAGCCCAACCCGCGCGACATCCCGGCCGACGTCGCCGGCGAATCGAGCGATACGCTGACGCTGTACCTGCGCGACGTGCGCCGCACCGAGCTCTTCACTGCCGAAGAGGAGTTCAAGGCCGCCACGCTCGCCCGCGCGGGCGACTTCGCCGCGAGGCAGTCGATGATCGAGCACAACCTGCGGCTGGTGGTGAGCATCGCCAAGGGCTACCTCGGGCGCGGCGTGCCGCTGTCGGACCTGATCGAGGAGGGCAACCTCGGCCTGATGCACGCGATCGACAAGTTCGAGCCCGAGCGCGGCTTCCGTTTCTCGACATATGCCACGTGGTGGATCCGCCAGGCCGTGGAGCGCGCGGTGATGAACCAGGGCCGCGTGATCCGCCTGCCGGTGCACGTCGTGCGCGAGTTGCAGCAGGTGCTGCGTGCACGCCGCACGCTGGAGAACGACCCGTCGTTCACGCGGCGCAATGGCCACGAAGGCGACGGCGTGCGGGTCGAGGACGTGGCGGCGCTGCTGGGGCGCGAGGTGCAGGAGGTCGCGGAGCTGCTGGCGATGGCGGAGGCGCCGCGCTCGCTAGACGCCACCACGGACCGCGGCGGGGACGACGAGCACACCCTCGGCGAATCGATGGCCGACGAGTTCGCGGTCGATCCCACCGGCGTCACGCAGAGCCATGAAGTCGAGAAGCTTCTCGGCGGCTGGATCGAGGCGCTGTCCGAGCGCGAGAAGGAAGTGCTGGAGGGCCGCTTCGGCCTGCACGACCGCGAGCCGGAAACGCTGGAGGTCCTGAGCGACCGCCTGGGGCTCACGCGCGAGCGCGTGCGCCAGATCCAGAACGAAGCGCTCCTGAAGCTGCGCCGTCACATGACGCGCAACGGTATCGACAAAGAAGCTCTGTTCTGA